A window from Granulicella tundricola MP5ACTX9 encodes these proteins:
- a CDS encoding DUF2252 family protein codes for MFSNVRPDKRKPTLAQRQHQKMAESAHAYVRGNTARFYDWLASKSVQAALPQGPSVWICGDCHTGNLGPVSDLEGNIDIQIRDLDQTVIGNPAHDLLRLGLSLAMAARSSDLPGVTTALMLEEMIGGYLIGLAGRTERVDLKEVQPIRSVLVAAKNRQWRHLAQERIEDVKPNIPLGKKFWTVTEEERSELNSLVEGDGFRQLLQTIGGKEPKRVELLDAAYWMKGCSSLGNLRFAVLMGVGSKKHPEYRLLDIKEATLTAAPSAKGAKMPKGYADRVVAGACALSPFLGERMLAATICRRPVVVRELRPQDLKFELVGLEQSEAIAIARLMAGVVGRAHGRQLSREERYAWSHELKSRHGKGLEAPRWLWSGVLDLAALHEAAYLDHCRRFAMRQRRA; via the coding sequence ATGTTTTCTAACGTAAGGCCAGACAAACGCAAGCCGACCCTCGCACAGAGACAGCACCAAAAGATGGCTGAGTCTGCGCACGCTTACGTCCGGGGCAATACCGCCCGGTTCTACGACTGGTTGGCGAGCAAGTCCGTACAGGCAGCGCTCCCTCAGGGTCCGTCTGTGTGGATTTGCGGGGATTGTCACACGGGGAACCTCGGACCAGTCTCTGACCTTGAAGGAAATATCGACATTCAGATTCGTGACCTGGATCAAACCGTGATCGGGAATCCAGCCCACGATCTTCTGCGGCTTGGACTTTCTCTGGCAATGGCTGCGCGAAGTTCAGATTTACCTGGTGTGACGACCGCTCTTATGCTCGAAGAGATGATCGGAGGGTACCTCATCGGCTTGGCGGGACGAACCGAGCGCGTCGATCTGAAGGAGGTCCAACCCATCCGAAGTGTGTTGGTCGCAGCAAAGAATCGTCAATGGCGGCACTTGGCTCAAGAGCGGATCGAGGACGTTAAGCCGAACATCCCGCTGGGAAAGAAGTTCTGGACCGTGACTGAGGAGGAGCGCTCGGAACTGAATTCGCTTGTGGAGGGTGATGGCTTCAGGCAGCTTTTGCAGACAATTGGCGGCAAAGAACCTAAGCGTGTTGAACTCCTAGACGCTGCGTACTGGATGAAAGGTTGCAGTTCGTTGGGAAACCTCAGATTCGCGGTTCTCATGGGTGTCGGATCGAAGAAACATCCTGAATACCGCTTGCTCGATATCAAAGAAGCGACTTTGACAGCGGCTCCTTCTGCGAAGGGAGCCAAGATGCCCAAAGGCTACGCGGACCGTGTCGTGGCCGGAGCCTGTGCGTTGTCACCCTTCCTTGGAGAACGGATGCTGGCCGCAACCATCTGTCGCCGTCCCGTGGTCGTTAGGGAACTCCGTCCGCAAGACCTCAAATTTGAGCTGGTTGGCCTGGAGCAATCAGAAGCGATTGCAATTGCCCGCCTCATGGCCGGTGTTGTAGGTCGGGCGCACGGAAGACAGCTTAGTCGCGAGGAGAGGTATGCATGGAGCCACGAGCTGAAGTCGCGACACGGGAAAGGCTTGGAGGCTCCTAGATGGCTTTGGAGTGGGGTCCTAGATCTTGCCGCTCTTCACGAAGCAGCATATCTAGACCACTGCCGTCGATTCGCAATGCGACAGCGGAGAGCATGA
- a CDS encoding DNA polymerase III subunit alpha, which translates to MTEGYVELHGRSAFSFLEGASMPEAMAEQAASLGMPALGILDRDGLYGAPRLYMTAKKLGLRSHIGAEISTAEFGNQVLPEDWQPHTIPERPVRLSLLCESQTGYRNLSQLITGYKLQQKSKGEGIAPYRMIEERAEGLVCLTGGDEGPLAAALARGGLDEGRKALQSLVRTFGQENVYVELQRHRIREQEARNQAAITLARELHLPLLATNGPNMATAFEREVLDLMTAIRHGCTLDEAGLLLQRNTNRQMIGATEMLTLFRDLPYAVAETVELSSRLQFVMKDMGYQFPLYPIPEDETMDTFLHKRTMEGVANRYGCKTSVKLRKKAERQVERELALIAKLGLAGYFLIVWDIVEFCRKNGMLVQGRGSAANSAVCYSLGITAVDPVGMDLLFERFLSEVRGEWPDIDLDLPSGDDRERAIQYVYQRYGQLGAAMCANVITYRGKSAAGETGKALGFDVETTKRLTQLVGSWEWKGPTDTMEEQFQNAGFDLHHPRIAKYLELSIRMLDLPRHLGQHSGGMIIAQGQLASVVPIEPASMVGRNVIQWDKEDVSDMGLIKVDLLGLGMMAVLKDCVELIPRYYGKKVDIAQIPHDDPKVYESLRRADTVGLFQVESRAQMASLPRNNPDKFYDLVVQVAIIRPGPIVGKMMNPYMERRQGRQEIRYPHPLLEPVLHRTLGVPLFQEQLLRIAMTIANFTGGEAEELRRALGSRRSADKMKALELKLRAGMDANGVGPAAQEEIVQSISSFALYGFPESHAASFALIAYASAWLKFHYLGAFTAAILNNQPMGFYSAAVLVKDAQRHGLRIKPVDVLRSSWSCTLEKEDNGKLSLRLGFRYVRGMREGSAVELEAAREMRPFASIEELARRVPSLTRTDLTTLAEVGALNSIGEGLHRREALWQVERAGRKAGPLLEELDRDEDADSPLRAMEPHERMVADYASTGVTVGRHPMAHCRPQLRAMEIIPARDLSLLRHGVKARIAGCVIARQRPGTAHGFIFLSIEDETGISNAIIDPDLYERNRSLVTYAKFLLIEGALQNVDKVIHIRARHIEQLDVTAAPMQSHDWH; encoded by the coding sequence ATGACTGAGGGTTATGTAGAACTTCACGGCCGTTCAGCATTCTCCTTCCTTGAAGGAGCTTCCATGCCGGAGGCGATGGCGGAGCAGGCGGCAAGCCTGGGCATGCCTGCGCTTGGAATCCTGGATCGGGATGGACTCTACGGAGCGCCTCGCCTGTACATGACCGCAAAGAAGCTAGGCCTTCGGTCTCATATCGGAGCCGAAATCTCGACCGCGGAGTTTGGAAATCAGGTGCTACCTGAAGACTGGCAGCCTCACACGATCCCGGAACGGCCGGTGAGACTCTCGCTTCTCTGTGAGTCGCAGACAGGTTACAGGAATCTGTCGCAGCTGATCACCGGCTACAAGCTCCAGCAGAAGTCCAAAGGGGAAGGCATCGCTCCGTACCGCATGATCGAAGAGCGGGCAGAGGGTCTGGTCTGTCTCACCGGCGGAGACGAGGGGCCGCTTGCGGCTGCACTCGCACGCGGCGGTCTGGACGAAGGGCGCAAGGCACTCCAGTCTCTGGTCCGGACCTTCGGGCAGGAAAACGTCTATGTCGAGCTGCAGCGGCACCGCATCCGTGAGCAGGAGGCCCGCAATCAGGCAGCGATCACGCTCGCCCGCGAACTCCACCTTCCGCTGCTTGCGACGAACGGGCCGAACATGGCCACGGCATTCGAGCGTGAGGTCCTGGATCTCATGACCGCGATCCGACACGGTTGCACCCTGGACGAGGCTGGGCTGTTGCTTCAACGCAACACGAATCGCCAGATGATCGGAGCGACGGAGATGTTGACTCTGTTCCGCGATCTGCCATACGCAGTCGCTGAAACAGTAGAACTTTCGTCCCGTCTGCAATTCGTCATGAAGGACATGGGGTACCAGTTCCCGCTCTATCCCATCCCGGAGGACGAGACGATGGACACCTTCCTGCACAAGCGCACGATGGAAGGTGTTGCCAACCGTTACGGCTGCAAGACGAGTGTAAAGCTACGGAAGAAAGCAGAAAGGCAGGTTGAACGGGAACTCGCTCTCATTGCAAAGCTTGGCCTTGCCGGGTACTTCCTGATTGTCTGGGACATCGTCGAGTTTTGCCGAAAGAACGGGATGCTGGTGCAAGGGAGAGGCTCGGCGGCGAACTCGGCTGTCTGCTACTCGCTCGGAATCACCGCCGTCGATCCAGTGGGCATGGACCTCTTGTTCGAACGGTTCCTTTCAGAAGTCCGCGGCGAATGGCCGGACATTGACCTTGATCTGCCATCGGGGGACGACCGGGAGCGGGCAATCCAGTATGTCTATCAGCGCTATGGCCAGCTTGGCGCAGCCATGTGCGCGAACGTCATCACCTATCGGGGCAAGTCTGCCGCCGGCGAGACGGGCAAGGCGCTCGGCTTCGATGTCGAGACCACGAAACGGCTTACGCAGCTGGTCGGCTCCTGGGAGTGGAAGGGCCCGACCGACACGATGGAGGAGCAGTTCCAGAATGCCGGGTTCGACCTCCATCATCCCCGGATCGCGAAGTATCTTGAGCTCTCGATCCGGATGCTCGACCTGCCGCGCCACCTCGGTCAGCACTCAGGCGGCATGATCATCGCCCAGGGGCAACTCGCCTCCGTCGTACCGATTGAGCCCGCCAGCATGGTCGGGCGGAACGTCATCCAGTGGGACAAGGAAGATGTCAGTGACATGGGGCTGATCAAGGTCGATCTGCTTGGCCTCGGCATGATGGCGGTCCTCAAGGATTGTGTGGAGCTGATCCCCCGGTACTACGGTAAGAAAGTCGACATCGCGCAGATCCCGCATGACGATCCTAAGGTCTACGAGTCGCTCCGAAGAGCGGACACGGTCGGCCTCTTCCAGGTGGAGTCCAGGGCTCAGATGGCCTCCTTGCCGCGCAACAACCCTGACAAGTTCTATGATCTCGTCGTCCAGGTCGCCATCATCCGTCCCGGACCCATCGTCGGCAAAATGATGAATCCCTACATGGAGCGACGGCAGGGAAGGCAAGAGATTCGCTACCCACATCCACTGCTGGAGCCTGTCCTTCACAGGACCCTGGGAGTGCCCCTCTTCCAGGAACAGCTCCTCCGTATCGCCATGACCATCGCAAACTTCACGGGCGGAGAGGCGGAGGAGCTTCGCCGCGCGCTCGGAAGCCGTCGTTCTGCCGACAAGATGAAGGCCCTGGAATTGAAGCTAAGAGCTGGAATGGACGCCAACGGCGTTGGCCCTGCAGCCCAGGAGGAGATCGTTCAGTCGATTAGCTCCTTTGCCCTGTACGGCTTCCCGGAATCACATGCCGCCAGCTTTGCCCTGATCGCCTATGCCAGCGCCTGGCTCAAGTTTCACTACCTCGGTGCCTTCACCGCGGCCATCCTGAACAACCAGCCGATGGGCTTCTACTCGGCGGCGGTGCTGGTCAAGGATGCCCAGCGGCATGGGCTCCGGATCAAACCTGTCGATGTCCTCCGGTCCAGCTGGTCCTGCACGCTCGAGAAAGAAGACAACGGCAAGCTCTCGCTGCGGTTGGGCTTTCGGTACGTGCGCGGGATGCGAGAGGGAAGTGCGGTAGAACTTGAGGCTGCGCGAGAGATGCGGCCGTTCGCCTCGATTGAGGAGCTTGCCCGGCGTGTTCCCTCGCTAACCCGCACTGATCTGACGACCCTCGCTGAAGTGGGTGCCTTAAACTCGATCGGCGAGGGCCTTCACCGGAGAGAGGCGCTTTGGCAGGTGGAACGGGCCGGTCGTAAGGCTGGGCCGCTTCTCGAAGAATTGGACCGGGATGAGGATGCTGACTCGCCACTCCGGGCCATGGAGCCACACGAGAGGATGGTTGCGGACTACGCCTCGACAGGCGTCACGGTCGGACGGCACCCGATGGCCCACTGCCGGCCTCAGTTGCGGGCCATGGAGATCATTCCGGCCAGAGATCTCTCGCTGCTTCGGCATGGGGTCAAAGCCAGAATTGCAGGCTGTGTCATTGCCCGGCAGCGGCCAGGCACGGCTCATGGGTTCATCTTCCTTTCGATCGAAGACGAGACTGGGATCTCGAACGCAATCATTGATCCCGATCTCTACGAAAGGAACCGATCACTCGTCACCTACGCCAAGTTCCTGCTGATCGAAGGTGCTCTCCAGAATGTCGATAAGGTCATCCACATCAGGGCAAGACATATCGAGCAACTGGACGTGACGGCGGCTCCCATGCAGTCGCATGACTGGCATTGA
- a CDS encoding DNA polymerase Y family protein, which yields MGYAAIYIPEFPTLAWLRLEKRARVQAVAVVEGKAPLERVVSFNRSAKDLGLTHGMSKVQADTSGQVLFHERSIAEEKAALEILFEAVERFSPRVQIIASPVNGYANGKQSAAVLLVDQSGTETLFGDARSYAEAIRSALQQLDFASNVAVAPNAEASLLLARSYSGVTQVDAKDVRSKLAPLPLSMLTVEAATLATLGRWGIRNLGELAALPEAALVSRIGQQGKRLQRLAVGCEDHLLVPQDPSFVLTEHVELDGPLESLEPLLFILSPMIETLLRQTINHAYALRSVTITLELEKASPHRLEVRPAVPVQSKDLLLKLLHLKLQADPPQAGILGLTLDAEPAIPQVAQRGLFQSQFPEPDKLDLLVARLKAVVGEENVGSPMLSNSFCDDEFVMAPFQPSAGGRLPTQPIVPRAALRRFRPAQQAKVVYRDSIPSILFWRGERLELGTVSGPWQSSGYWWDGRRWEADEWDAVVSQPLQALRLRHEPEAGTWYVAGQYD from the coding sequence ATGGGATACGCAGCGATCTACATCCCGGAGTTTCCGACGCTGGCCTGGTTGCGATTGGAGAAGCGCGCAAGAGTCCAGGCTGTTGCGGTAGTCGAGGGCAAAGCTCCGCTCGAACGAGTGGTCTCGTTCAACCGATCTGCGAAAGACCTGGGCCTGACCCACGGCATGAGCAAGGTCCAGGCGGACACCTCCGGTCAGGTCCTCTTTCACGAACGTTCTATTGCGGAAGAGAAGGCTGCACTCGAGATCCTGTTTGAAGCGGTGGAGCGGTTCTCTCCACGGGTGCAGATCATAGCTTCACCAGTCAACGGTTACGCGAACGGGAAGCAATCGGCCGCAGTGCTGCTCGTCGACCAGTCGGGCACCGAGACGCTGTTCGGCGATGCACGAAGCTACGCAGAAGCGATACGGAGCGCACTTCAGCAGCTGGATTTTGCATCGAATGTCGCGGTGGCGCCCAATGCGGAAGCAAGTCTCTTGCTGGCTCGAAGCTATTCCGGTGTAACGCAAGTGGATGCGAAGGACGTGCGATCCAAGCTCGCGCCTCTGCCGTTGTCGATGTTGACCGTAGAGGCTGCTACTCTGGCGACCCTGGGACGCTGGGGTATTCGCAACCTGGGAGAACTGGCTGCTCTTCCAGAGGCAGCCCTGGTCAGCCGGATCGGTCAACAGGGCAAGCGTCTTCAGCGTTTGGCCGTGGGATGCGAAGACCATCTGCTCGTTCCTCAAGACCCTTCCTTCGTTCTTACGGAGCATGTAGAACTCGATGGTCCACTTGAGTCGCTCGAACCTCTGCTCTTCATCCTGTCCCCGATGATCGAAACCCTGCTGCGGCAGACGATCAATCATGCCTATGCCTTGCGGAGTGTGACGATCACGCTTGAGCTCGAAAAAGCATCTCCGCACCGGTTGGAGGTTCGGCCTGCCGTTCCGGTCCAGAGCAAAGATCTCCTGCTCAAGCTGCTGCACCTCAAGCTACAGGCCGATCCTCCGCAGGCTGGTATTCTCGGCCTGACCCTGGACGCGGAGCCGGCGATTCCGCAGGTTGCGCAGCGTGGATTGTTCCAGTCCCAATTCCCGGAGCCAGACAAGCTTGACTTGCTTGTTGCACGCCTCAAGGCGGTCGTCGGTGAAGAGAATGTCGGTTCACCGATGCTTTCGAATAGCTTCTGTGATGACGAGTTTGTGATGGCACCGTTCCAGCCGAGTGCGGGTGGAAGGCTACCAACTCAGCCGATTGTTCCTCGGGCGGCGCTTCGGCGTTTCCGGCCTGCACAACAGGCGAAGGTGGTTTATCGCGATTCCATTCCTTCGATCCTGTTCTGGCGGGGCGAACGGCTGGAGCTCGGGACTGTAAGCGGTCCCTGGCAGTCGAGCGGCTACTGGTGGGATGGACGGCGATGGGAGGCTGACGAATGGGATGCAGTCGTCTCACAGCCGTTGCAAGCACTTCGCCTTCGGCATGAACCTGAAGCGGGGACCTGGTACGTGGCAGGTCAGTATGACTGA
- a CDS encoding DUF1731 domain-containing protein, producing MIDTDSKAKGSAARRWRKMSATAKQELESQGTFFSPPPAKREPKVAAPTAEDAASLAGVIESSIDPDLTADQAEALRRIEAACEPGESYLLTGHAGSGNVVAPQQVTSKAFNRLIGKAVDSKVRIRLPAWPFRLLLGQLADETILGSVRAMPGRLMRDGLVFHCNTLDVALARMNLRQPRTH from the coding sequence GTGATCGATACGGACTCAAAGGCAAAGGGTAGTGCGGCGCGGCGCTGGCGCAAGATGTCGGCGACGGCGAAGCAGGAGCTTGAGTCACAGGGAACGTTCTTCAGTCCACCTCCGGCGAAGAGGGAGCCCAAAGTCGCCGCACCCACGGCAGAGGATGCAGCTTCACTTGCCGGGGTCATTGAGAGCTCGATAGACCCCGACCTCACAGCCGATCAGGCTGAGGCGCTGCGAAGGATAGAAGCCGCGTGCGAGCCCGGCGAGTCCTACCTGCTGACCGGCCATGCCGGCTCCGGCAATGTTGTTGCTCCCCAACAAGTGACGAGCAAGGCTTTCAACCGATTGATTGGAAAAGCCGTTGATTCCAAGGTGCGCATCCGCCTACCAGCGTGGCCCTTCCGGTTGCTGCTGGGACAACTGGCCGATGAGACGATCCTTGGAAGTGTGAGGGCGATGCCTGGCAGATTAATGAGGGATGGTCTCGTATTTCATTGCAACACGCTCGACGTGGCTCTCGCCAGAATGAACCTGCGACAGCCTCGCACACACTAG
- a CDS encoding nucleoside deaminase: MKDAKDLTFMAAALEQARIGQETPGGAQVGCVLVENGAIVCSSFNEGDLQFDPTAHAEMVGIRRLCKERRSISLKGVTVYCTLQPCGMCTMACLWAGVSRIVYGASRNDVNSVYFESRHFDTADFIDQAFRDDLEVKGGVLSDECATFYLKPEETAPIDPAHDVTSVP, translated from the coding sequence TTGAAAGACGCGAAAGACCTAACATTCATGGCTGCGGCTTTAGAGCAGGCGAGGATAGGGCAGGAGACACCTGGAGGAGCACAGGTAGGTTGTGTCTTGGTCGAGAACGGAGCCATCGTCTGCTCTAGCTTCAACGAAGGCGATCTCCAGTTTGATCCGACTGCCCACGCTGAGATGGTGGGGATTAGGCGGCTTTGCAAGGAGCGGAGGTCCATCAGTCTCAAGGGGGTTACAGTCTATTGCACTCTGCAACCTTGTGGCATGTGCACGATGGCCTGCCTTTGGGCAGGAGTAAGCCGTATCGTCTATGGAGCCTCGCGAAACGACGTGAACTCTGTTTACTTTGAGTCTCGACACTTCGATACCGCTGACTTCATCGATCAAGCGTTCCGCGATGATCTGGAAGTGAAGGGTGGTGTCTTATCAGACGAATGCGCGACTTTCTATTTGAAACCGGAAGAGACTGCACCAATCGATCCCGCACATGATGTCACGTCTGTTCCTTAA
- a CDS encoding Y-family DNA polymerase — protein MNGSLSGRVTDTLLSMVPSIESYSIDESFLNLGEFYEREVEPLARELRERVRRWVGIPTCVGIAPTKTLAKVANFIAKKRPQYRGVCDLRSSQMRAELLSTVPVDEVWGIGAASAAKLAKIGVQTAADLAALDPDNTRALMTVTDGRTVYELRGISCLPLELMEPTRKGIAVTRSFGAPVTTWSELREAIASYAKRAVEKMRRYKVAAENIFVFMHTKNFNNDPFYSLPKR, from the coding sequence ATAAACGGAAGCCTGTCCGGAAGAGTTACGGATACGCTACTCTCGATGGTTCCGAGTATCGAATCGTACTCGATTGATGAGAGCTTCTTGAACCTGGGCGAGTTCTACGAAAGGGAAGTGGAACCTCTTGCGCGAGAGCTGCGCGAGCGCGTTCGTCGCTGGGTAGGTATCCCAACGTGCGTAGGCATCGCCCCGACCAAGACGCTCGCCAAGGTCGCCAATTTCATTGCAAAGAAGCGTCCGCAGTATCGCGGCGTCTGCGATCTTCGTTCCAGCCAAATGCGGGCAGAGCTGCTTTCCACCGTGCCGGTCGATGAAGTCTGGGGGATCGGCGCGGCGTCGGCGGCGAAGCTCGCAAAGATTGGAGTCCAGACGGCCGCCGATCTTGCTGCACTCGATCCAGATAATACGCGGGCGCTGATGACTGTGACGGATGGTCGTACAGTCTACGAGCTGCGCGGGATCTCCTGCCTCCCGCTGGAGCTGATGGAACCGACGAGGAAGGGAATTGCCGTCACTCGCAGCTTCGGGGCTCCGGTCACAACATGGAGCGAGCTGCGCGAGGCCATCGCAAGCTACGCCAAACGAGCAGTAGAGAAGATGCGCCGATACAAGGTCGCCGCCGAAAACATCTTCGTCTTCATGCACACGAAGAACTTCAACAATGACCCGTTTTACTCGCTGCCGAAGAGGTAG
- a CDS encoding DUF5694 domain-containing protein — protein MSLSRFFSIFWMTLLAIPAFGQEKPQIMILGTTHFNNPNHDISNMVIDDVLTPERQQQIRLLVGAIARFKPTRIAIELPPSEQSALDQRYADYRAGRYSLTSNERDQLGLRLAAMLQLPRLDAVDYKEGPPGPDEAYDFSAYAAAHGQQKQFDGFLAAGKQYAADETTYLHTHTMLEWFRHANTPQYRLLNNKFYFDMLRFGDNKINPGANWVGGWHARNLIILENVWRLSKPNDRILVIFGAGHTFLLNQFSSDSGEFNVIDTERYLAP, from the coding sequence ATGAGCTTGAGTCGATTTTTCTCGATCTTTTGGATGACGCTGCTTGCTATACCGGCTTTCGGACAAGAAAAGCCGCAGATCATGATTCTGGGGACAACGCACTTCAACAACCCAAACCACGACATTAGCAATATGGTAATAGATGACGTTCTTACCCCTGAGCGGCAGCAACAGATTCGATTGCTAGTCGGAGCAATTGCTCGATTCAAGCCAACACGAATCGCTATTGAACTGCCGCCGTCAGAACAATCGGCACTCGACCAACGTTATGCCGACTACCGCGCTGGTCGTTATTCTTTAACGTCCAATGAACGCGACCAACTAGGACTGCGACTTGCCGCGATGCTGCAACTCCCACGACTAGACGCGGTGGACTACAAGGAAGGCCCTCCTGGGCCCGACGAAGCCTATGATTTTTCCGCCTATGCTGCCGCTCATGGCCAGCAGAAGCAATTTGACGGGTTTCTTGCAGCCGGAAAGCAATATGCAGCCGATGAGACTACGTACCTGCACACCCACACAATGCTCGAATGGTTTCGTCACGCGAATACGCCCCAGTATCGCCTGCTAAACAACAAGTTTTACTTTGACATGCTGCGGTTCGGCGACAATAAGATCAATCCTGGAGCAAATTGGGTTGGCGGATGGCACGCCCGTAATCTGATCATCTTGGAGAATGTGTGGAGGCTCTCAAAACCAAACGATCGCATACTCGTGATCTTCGGTGCGGGTCACACGTTCTTACTTAATCAATTCTCAAGTGACTCGGGGGAGTTCAACGTTATCGATACAGAGAGGTATCTTGCTCCCTAG
- a CDS encoding DUF2130 domain-containing protein, which translates to MSILSSESALQPTVACPKCGTPVPLTEALAAPLIEATRAEYEAKLRSQNDAVAKQQQELDRKQQATHEVEQQLAKREADIKRRYEEARAEITTQREQLTAEVARQTEAAVTKELAERLIVERKAIAEAEASRAAQRFAGELAERDRDRKEQGEYIERLTAKLMTAQNAEVELRRREREFQDKERELPLRIEQEVSGRLDQVRAAAANEASERLTLQLSEKERQIKDLATKLEEASRKAQQGSQQSQGETLELLLEDQLRRQFPFDELQPVPKGEFGGDTLHVVRDSSGRECGRILWEFKRTKIWQAAWLAKLKGDQRSARADIAVIVSQAMPPDVTHFNEVDGVWVSSLGCTLPVATALRASLLQLAGQKRSAEGQQTKSELVYAYLTGPQFRGRIEAIAERWSEMQKDLADEKKATMKRWSKREAQLHTLLDSTAGIYGDLQGIVGRDLAEIEALGETLLLEN; encoded by the coding sequence ATGTCCATACTTAGCTCTGAGTCTGCGCTTCAGCCAACGGTCGCCTGTCCTAAGTGCGGTACGCCGGTTCCTCTTACAGAGGCTCTGGCCGCTCCGCTGATCGAGGCAACTCGTGCAGAGTATGAGGCAAAGCTCCGTTCACAGAATGATGCTGTCGCAAAGCAGCAGCAAGAGCTCGACCGCAAGCAACAAGCAACCCATGAAGTTGAGCAACAGCTCGCCAAACGAGAGGCGGACATCAAGCGCCGCTATGAGGAAGCCCGTGCAGAGATCACTACTCAACGGGAACAGTTGACAGCTGAAGTCGCCCGTCAGACCGAAGCGGCCGTCACAAAAGAGCTTGCGGAGAGATTGATTGTAGAAAGAAAGGCAATCGCCGAAGCAGAGGCGAGCCGGGCAGCCCAGAGATTTGCTGGCGAGCTTGCGGAGCGGGATCGGGACCGCAAGGAACAGGGTGAGTACATCGAACGACTTACGGCCAAGCTGATGACTGCACAAAATGCTGAAGTGGAACTGAGACGCCGGGAGCGGGAATTCCAGGACAAAGAACGGGAGCTGCCCTTGCGCATCGAACAGGAGGTTAGTGGCCGGCTCGACCAGGTGCGTGCAGCCGCAGCGAACGAAGCCAGTGAGCGGCTTACCCTCCAGCTCAGCGAAAAAGAAAGGCAGATCAAGGACCTGGCAACGAAGCTGGAAGAGGCGAGCAGAAAGGCGCAACAGGGCTCACAGCAGTCTCAGGGTGAGACGCTGGAGCTCCTGCTGGAAGATCAGCTTCGAAGGCAATTTCCGTTTGATGAATTGCAGCCAGTGCCAAAGGGTGAGTTCGGCGGAGACACCCTACATGTCGTCCGTGATAGCTCGGGCCGGGAGTGCGGGCGCATCCTGTGGGAGTTCAAACGCACGAAGATCTGGCAAGCGGCATGGCTTGCAAAACTCAAGGGCGACCAGCGTTCGGCCCGGGCTGACATCGCCGTGATCGTGTCGCAAGCGATGCCTCCGGATGTCACGCACTTCAACGAGGTCGATGGAGTGTGGGTGTCATCGCTGGGATGCACGCTCCCGGTTGCGACGGCGTTACGAGCATCGCTGCTGCAACTCGCGGGCCAAAAGCGCAGCGCCGAGGGACAGCAGACAAAGAGTGAACTGGTCTACGCCTACCTTACCGGCCCACAGTTCCGGGGGCGGATAGAGGCCATAGCGGAACGCTGGTCCGAGATGCAAAAGGATTTAGCGGACGAGAAGAAGGCCACGATGAAGCGGTGGTCCAAGCGAGAGGCACAGTTGCATACACTGCTCGACTCCACGGCGGGCATCTATGGCGACCTTCAAGGGATCGTTGGACGGGACTTGGCCGAGATCGAGGCCCTCGGCGAAACGTTGTTGCTGGAGAACTAA
- a CDS encoding YciE/YciF ferroxidase family protein, translating into MALKTVLIDELRDMYSAENQLVKALPKLAKGSKNPKLKSIFTAHLAETKGQVERLKKVFAELGEKPTGQHCNGMEGVIEEGKDALEKDEEGSSFEAGLIGAALRTEHYEIAGYETCISMATALGLPKIVKLLNSNLKEELAAAKKITAAGAPIMKLSAKEPESPKEPKSGKEKYSAKKSKEDEAKAAPDLAAESAMV; encoded by the coding sequence ATGGCACTGAAGACAGTTCTAATAGACGAATTGCGCGACATGTACAGCGCTGAAAACCAATTGGTGAAGGCTCTCCCTAAGCTAGCGAAGGGTTCGAAGAATCCAAAACTGAAGTCCATCTTTACCGCACATCTTGCCGAAACAAAAGGTCAGGTCGAGCGTTTGAAAAAGGTGTTTGCCGAGCTTGGCGAGAAGCCGACCGGCCAGCACTGTAACGGAATGGAAGGAGTGATTGAAGAAGGCAAGGACGCTCTCGAGAAGGATGAAGAGGGCTCGTCGTTCGAAGCTGGTCTGATCGGGGCCGCGCTTCGCACCGAGCACTACGAGATTGCGGGCTATGAGACTTGCATCTCGATGGCGACAGCCCTTGGCTTGCCGAAGATCGTCAAGCTTTTGAACTCCAACCTGAAAGAAGAGCTCGCCGCAGCCAAGAAGATCACGGCCGCTGGCGCTCCGATTATGAAGCTTAGTGCAAAGGAACCAGAAAGCCCCAAGGAGCCGAAATCCGGCAAAGAGAAGTATTCCGCCAAGAAGAGCAAGGAAGATGAAGCGAAAGCGGCACCCGATCTCGCGGCCGAGTCTGCAATGGTATAA